The segment CACCTTCCTAAGCGACGGAAGCGCGGCCTCGTTAAGCACGGCAACGGAAGCCTTGATGTGCGTCTTCTTCGGTTTTCTGTCCTTTGCGTCGTCTATGGAGACGATATCCCTTGCTATTATCTTATACTCCTCGGCCTCGACGGTGTCAACAGCGCCGTTATTGGCGGCATTGGCCCTTGCCGCTTCCTTCTCTAACTTTCCGGAAACGACAACAGGCTCATCCGAAGAGACAAGCTCCTTGCATTTGGCATAGAGGTCAGAGAATATCACGACCTCGACAGCGCCGCTTATGTCCTCGACCCTCGCAAATCCCATGCGAGAGCCCTTTTTGGTCGTAGTCTCGCGCATGCTGGTGACGATGCCTGCCACAGACACGTCGTCGCCGCTGGATTTGTCCATAAGAGAGTCGGTCGTGTCGGTTGTGAAAAACGAAAGCTCCTTTAAATAGCGCGAGAGCGGATGCGCCGTTATGTAGAAACCAAGCGTCTCCTTTTCGTACAGAAGAAGCTCCTTTTCCTCCCATTCCTTTGCCCCGGCCGGGATGTCGTCGGTTGAGGCGGACTTCTTACCACCGCCGCCGCCCATCACGTCGAATAATGACGTCTGCCCGGCCTCCCTGTCCCGCTGCACAGCGGCAGCAGCGTCCATGGCCTTGTCAAGGGACTCAAAGAGCGCCTTTCTAGGCTTTTTCGTAAAGTCGAATGCCCCGCACTTTATAAGGCTCTCAACGACCTTCTTGTTCAACTTCCTCGAATCTACGCGCGAGAGAAAATCCGTAAGCGAGAGAAACGGCCCCTCGGCCCTTACTTCGAGAACCGACTCTATCGCGGCAGAGCCGACGTTCTTGACGGCAGCAAGGCCAAAACGTATGGAGTCCTCGCTGACGGTAAAGTCCACTGAGCTCTCATTTAAATCCGGGGGAAGAACTTTAACGCCTGTGTCGCGGCACTCGCCCATGTACTTCATCACCTTGTCGGTGTTGTCCATGTTGATTGAGAGAAGCGCGGCCATGAACTCGACCGGATAGTGCGCCTTAAGATAAGCCGTCTGGTACGCGACCATTGCGTACGCCGCGCTGTGGCTCTTATTAAAGCCGTACCCCGCGAAGTGCGCCATCAAATCGAAAATCTTTTCGGCCTTTTTAGGCGGCACGTTGTTTTTCTTGGCTCCTTCGAGGAACTTCTCCCTCTGCTCGAGCATGACTTCGTGGACCTTTTTGCCCATGGCCTTTCTTAGCACGTCGGCGTCTCCGGGGGTATATCCGGCGAGCACCTTCGATATTTCCATGACCTGTTCCTGATAGACCATGACGCCGTAGGTGTTCTCGAGTATTGGTTTCAATTGCTCGAGCTCGTATACAATGGGCGTCTGTTTGTGCTTACGCTTTATAAAGTCATCTACCATGCCGCTTTGCAGAGGCCCCGGCCTGTAGAGCGCAACGGTTGCTATCATGTCCTCGAAGGTCTCAGGCTTCAATTTACGAAGAAGCTCCTTGATGCCGGTGCTCTCTAGCTGGAAGGTGCCGTTCGTTAGCCCTGCGGCAACGAGCTTGAAGGTTTTTTCATCCGAGAGCGGAAGATTGTCGATGTCGATGTCAACGCCGCGGTTCCTTTTAACGGTCTTCACGGCCCTGTCTATTAGCGTAAGCGTCTTGATGCCGAGGAAATCGAACTTAACGAGCCCGAGTTCCTCGATGTTCTTCATCGCGTACTGCGAGGTAACGAAGTTGTCCTTCTGCCCTTTATAGAGCGGAAGGTACTCGACAAGCGGCGCATTCGAGATGACTACACCTGCGGCATGCGTTGAGGCGTGGCGAGGAAGCCCTTCGAGCCCCTTTGCCACCTCGATAAGCTCGGCAACCCTTGCGTCGGCCTTTATAAGGTCCTTTAGCTTTGCCTCGTCCTCAACTGCCTTTTCTATGGTGATGCCAATCTGGTTTGGCACGAGCTTGGATATCTTGTCAACGTCTGCGTAAGGCATATCGAGCGCCCTGCCGACGTCGCGAATAACGGCCCTGGCCTTCATCTGTCCGAAGGTGATGATTTGCGTCACGTTATCGCTGCCGTACTTTTCCGTAACATACTTTATGACGCTATCGCGCCCCTCGAAGCAGAAATCGATGTCTATATCAGGAAGGCTTATTCTGTCCGGATTTAGAAAACGCTCGAAGAGAAGGTTATAGCGTATGGGGTCGAGGTTGGTGATGCCTATCGCGTATGCAACGAGGCTTCCTGCAGCGCTTCCCCTACCCGGTCCTACGGGGATATTTTTACTTCTCGCGTATTCTATAAAATCGCTCACAATGAGGAAGTACCCGGGAAACCCCATGCGGTTTATGACGGTAAGTTCTTTCTTGAGGCGCTCATAATACTGCCATTTGACCGAATCAGCATCCATGCCCTTTGCGGCCATTGCCTTTAGCCTTACTTCAAGCCCTGCCTCGGCCTTCTTGGCAAGGAACGCGTCGAGCGTTTCGCCCTTGGGAAGCGGAAAATCCGGCAAGTGCGACTCGCCAAACTTTAGCTCCAGGTTGCAACGCTCGGCTATCTCGATTGTATTTTGCACGGCCTCTGGCACGTGACTGAAGGCCCTTATCATCTCTTCCGGGCTTTTTACGTAGAACTCGTCGGTAGTAAACCGCATGCGCGTTGAATCGGACATGGTCTTGCCCGTCTGTATGCAGAGAAGCACCTCGTGCCACCTTGCGTCCTGTTTATTCAAATAATGGCAGTCGTTTGTAGCCACAAGCGGAAGCCCCGTGCGCTTTGCGAGCTCGAGCATGCCCTCGTTAACCTTCTTTTGCTCCTCTATGCCGTTATCCTGGATTTCAAGGTAAAAGCGCCTGTCAGTGAATATCTCGGAGTACTCGCGCGCAACATCTTCCGCGCGTTTGGGGTTACCTTCCATGAGGTTCGAGGCCACCTCCCCATGAAGGCACGCGCTAAGGGCGATTAGCCCTTCGTTATAAGTTCTAAGAAGTTCCTTGTCAACGCGCGGCTTATAGTAAAAGCCGTCGAGGTAGGCCTTGGTAAGGAGCTTGCAGAGGTTATGGTAACCCTTGATGTTCTTAACGAGCAAGACGAGGTGGTGGAAGTTCTCACCATACTCCCCGCCCCTTACTGGTCTTGATCTGTCGTCGTGGCGGCCCTGGGCAACGTAGACCTCGCAGCCGATAATGGGCTTAACGCCGCTCGTCATGCCTTTTCTGTAGAAGTCTATTGCGCCAAAAAGGTTGCCGTGGTCGGTCATCGCGACCGCGGGCATCTTCATTTCCTTTACGCGCTCGAAGAGCCGCTCCGGGCGGATGGCGCCGTCAAGAAGGCTGTACTGCGTATGCAGATGAAGATGTACGAACCCGGCGTGTTTCATACACTGAAAAATACCACACTTGGAGGTATTTTGGTAGAAGAAAACCCGTCAAAAAAGACAGCGGGCAAAATAGCGCTACTTGTCCTTGTTGGCTTTTCTGAACCTTTCATAGGACTTCTCGATAATCTTAAGAGCTGCCTCTTTCTTTTCCCAGCCCTCGATGCCGGTCTTCTTTTCCTCAAGATCCTTGTAAACGGAAAAGAAGTGCTCGATTTCCTTTAAAAGATGCGGCGGCACGTCCTTTAAGCACTTAAGATGGTTCCAGAGCGGGTCTCTTACCGGAACGCAAAGTATCTTTTCATCAGGCCCCTTTTCATCCCACATCTTGAAGAGCCCGACCGGTTTTGTTTCGATAAGACAGCCAGGGAATGTCGGCTCCCACACAAGCACAAGGGCATCCAGCGGGTCTCCGTCCTCTGCAAGGGTATCGGGGATAAAGCCGTAATCGCTTGGATAGTGCACAGCGGAAAAGAGCATGCGGTCGAACTTTATGACCTTTTTTTCCTTGTCGTACTCGTATTTATTCCTGCACCCTTTTGGAATTTCTATCATCACCGGAACGGTGACTTCTTTTGCTCTCTTTCTTGTTTTTATCGGCATGATATGGCCCTCACTTCGTCCTCCAAGACAGTTTATTATCTTTGATATATTTTATGGAATTAACAGCCCGTCCTGTTTTTAGCAGGCGGCCAATGTCCTCAAACGAGTCTACATCATACCATTTTGGAAGGAGTTTTGCATCAATGCCCTCGCGTTTGGCAATCTCTAACGTCTCAGATAACACGGCAGAGGTGCCCCAGTCTACGCCTTTGAAAATAGCCTCCTTCGCCGTGCCAAGCCCTATAAGATAGTACCCGCCGTCTTCGGAAGGGCCGAGAATAAGAGACTCTTTATAGGCCTTTAGCAGAAGAAAGGCTTCGGCTATGTACTCCTTTGGCATGTCCGGAGAATCGCTGCCTATCATGACAACCCGCCTACACCCTGAGGCAAAGGCATCCACAAAGGCCGCATACATCTTTTGGCCTAAATCTCCGTCTTTTTGACATGTTACAGCTACTTTCTCAGGAATAATATCAGATAATTCTGCGTTAGCTTCATGCTTGGCAACGCAGGCTATGACATCGATAGATTGACCAGAGAGTCCTATATTAAGGAATGTATCCTTGATAAGACACGTATAAAACACAGCCGCCTCTTCTTTGGTAAGAGACGGCGTAAGTCTTGTCTTTACAAACCCCGGCCTCGGGGCCTTAAGCATGACTATAATGGCATTGCCGCTATTATTCACCTGACCAGCCCCTCCTCCATGGAATAATAACACATAAGAAAGGGCAAGGACAACCTACAGATACGTTATGCTCCGCTTAAACTCCTTAAACGGCACGCCATCGAGCTCGATGTAGGGATCCGGGCCAAAGTAGTTTAGCGGCTCTCCCTTTTGAGGCGGCGTAAGCACGATGTCTCTGCCGCGGCTAAAGAGCACCCTGTTCTCGTCAATTGAGCCGAAGTAGTACTCCTTCCTCGAAGCATCCTTGGACGCCTCGGATATATCCACCGGCACCCAGCCCTCGCCTTCGACATAGAACCTTGCCCAGCAGTGGTAGCCGCCCTCGACGGTCTCGGGCTTGGATATTCCTGCCTTTAGCGGAAACCCCATCTCGAAGACAACGGGAATGGACTCGACCTGAGAAAGCGAGGCAAAGAAGGAATGAAAGTCCGTGCAATTGCCCG is part of the Deltaproteobacteria bacterium genome and harbors:
- a CDS encoding DNA polymerase III subunit alpha, which produces MKHAGFVHLHLHTQYSLLDGAIRPERLFERVKEMKMPAVAMTDHGNLFGAIDFYRKGMTSGVKPIIGCEVYVAQGRHDDRSRPVRGGEYGENFHHLVLLVKNIKGYHNLCKLLTKAYLDGFYYKPRVDKELLRTYNEGLIALSACLHGEVASNLMEGNPKRAEDVAREYSEIFTDRRFYLEIQDNGIEEQKKVNEGMLELAKRTGLPLVATNDCHYLNKQDARWHEVLLCIQTGKTMSDSTRMRFTTDEFYVKSPEEMIRAFSHVPEAVQNTIEIAERCNLELKFGESHLPDFPLPKGETLDAFLAKKAEAGLEVRLKAMAAKGMDADSVKWQYYERLKKELTVINRMGFPGYFLIVSDFIEYARSKNIPVGPGRGSAAGSLVAYAIGITNLDPIRYNLLFERFLNPDRISLPDIDIDFCFEGRDSVIKYVTEKYGSDNVTQIITFGQMKARAVIRDVGRALDMPYADVDKISKLVPNQIGITIEKAVEDEAKLKDLIKADARVAELIEVAKGLEGLPRHASTHAAGVVISNAPLVEYLPLYKGQKDNFVTSQYAMKNIEELGLVKFDFLGIKTLTLIDRAVKTVKRNRGVDIDIDNLPLSDEKTFKLVAAGLTNGTFQLESTGIKELLRKLKPETFEDMIATVALYRPGPLQSGMVDDFIKRKHKQTPIVYELEQLKPILENTYGVMVYQEQVMEISKVLAGYTPGDADVLRKAMGKKVHEVMLEQREKFLEGAKKNNVPPKKAEKIFDLMAHFAGYGFNKSHSAAYAMVAYQTAYLKAHYPVEFMAALLSINMDNTDKVMKYMGECRDTGVKVLPPDLNESSVDFTVSEDSIRFGLAAVKNVGSAAIESVLEVRAEGPFLSLTDFLSRVDSRKLNKKVVESLIKCGAFDFTKKPRKALFESLDKAMDAAAAVQRDREAGQTSLFDVMGGGGGKKSASTDDIPAGAKEWEEKELLLYEKETLGFYITAHPLSRYLKELSFFTTDTTDSLMDKSSGDDVSVAGIVTSMRETTTKKGSRMGFARVEDISGAVEVVIFSDLYAKCKELVSSDEPVVVSGKLEKEAARANAANNGAVDTVEAEEYKIIARDIVSIDDAKDRKPKKTHIKASVAVLNEAALPSLRKVLESRPGKSPVFLHLLYPDSREVIIGLSDEFKINPDDDAVTEIKKTIEGTVVEFS
- a CDS encoding inorganic diphosphatase, producing MPIKTRKRAKEVTVPVMIEIPKGCRNKYEYDKEKKVIKFDRMLFSAVHYPSDYGFIPDTLAEDGDPLDALVLVWEPTFPGCLIETKPVGLFKMWDEKGPDEKILCVPVRDPLWNHLKCLKDVPPHLLKEIEHFFSVYKDLEEKKTGIEGWEKKEAALKIIEKSYERFRKANKDK
- a CDS encoding TIGR04282 family arsenosugar biosynthesis glycosyltransferase, with product MNNSGNAIIVMLKAPRPGFVKTRLTPSLTKEEAAVFYTCLIKDTFLNIGLSGQSIDVIACVAKHEANAELSDIIPEKVAVTCQKDGDLGQKMYAAFVDAFASGCRRVVMIGSDSPDMPKEYIAEAFLLLKAYKESLILGPSEDGGYYLIGLGTAKEAIFKGVDWGTSAVLSETLEIAKREGIDAKLLPKWYDVDSFEDIGRLLKTGRAVNSIKYIKDNKLSWRTK